In the Grimontia kaedaensis genome, one interval contains:
- a CDS encoding glycerophosphoryl diester phosphodiesterase: MKTLYAHRGMSAIAPENTLAAFSLCAEHGLKWVECDVDILADGTIVLCHDDTLDRCTDHSGSLYDFTREDLEDIDAGSWFGDEFIGEKLPTFDQFITLMNILKLNANIEIKACTSSWENTEKLISGVIEGMKNLNKDASVLISCFNPLVLAEFKRRCPDIPVACLFDKEMPGDWLAIMQACQSDTIHVADEGLTKAKVEEFKDLGLEVNVYTVNSLMRANQLFNWGVDGVFTDIGHQFPSRYRNG; this comes from the coding sequence ATGAAAACCCTTTACGCCCACAGGGGGATGTCAGCCATAGCCCCTGAAAATACACTGGCTGCTTTTTCACTTTGCGCCGAGCACGGCTTGAAATGGGTCGAGTGCGATGTGGATATCCTCGCCGATGGCACCATTGTGCTTTGCCACGACGATACCCTCGACCGCTGCACTGACCATTCAGGAAGTCTCTACGACTTCACCCGAGAAGATTTGGAAGATATCGACGCCGGAAGCTGGTTCGGAGACGAGTTTATCGGTGAGAAGCTGCCAACCTTTGATCAGTTCATTACCTTGATGAACATCCTCAAGCTCAACGCCAACATTGAAATCAAAGCTTGCACCAGTAGCTGGGAAAATACCGAGAAGCTTATCAGCGGCGTGATTGAAGGCATGAAAAACCTCAACAAAGACGCCAGCGTGCTGATTTCTTGCTTCAACCCACTGGTATTGGCCGAATTCAAGCGCCGTTGCCCAGACATTCCCGTCGCATGCTTGTTCGACAAAGAGATGCCGGGTGATTGGCTTGCCATTATGCAGGCCTGTCAGTCCGACACCATCCATGTCGCCGATGAAGGCCTGACCAAAGCCAAAGTTGAAGAATTCAAAGATCTTGGCTTAGAAGTGAACGTGTACACGGTAAATAGCCTGATGCGCGCCAACCAGCTCTTTAACTGGGGCGTAGACGGTGTATTCACCGACATCGGCCACCAATTCCCGTCGCGATACCGCAACGGCTAA
- a CDS encoding Dps family protein has protein sequence MTSINIGIQEQDRIEIAEGLKRLLADSYTLYLQTHNFHWNVTGKQFRELHLLFEEHYNALALAVDEIAERIRTLGVAAPGTYKAFAELSAIEEVEGVPSADDMVDILTKGHEQVVRTARSVLKVAQDADDESSASLVSDRMREHEKTAWMLRAMRENG, from the coding sequence ATGACAAGCATTAATATCGGCATTCAAGAACAAGACAGAATTGAAATTGCAGAAGGGCTAAAACGCCTATTGGCGGATTCATACACCCTGTACCTGCAAACACACAACTTCCACTGGAATGTTACGGGTAAACAATTCCGTGAACTGCACCTGCTGTTTGAAGAGCATTACAACGCGCTGGCACTGGCGGTAGATGAAATTGCAGAGCGAATTCGTACCCTTGGCGTTGCTGCACCGGGCACGTACAAAGCGTTTGCAGAACTGAGCGCGATTGAAGAAGTAGAAGGTGTACCAAGCGCTGATGACATGGTGGATATTCTCACCAAAGGTCACGAGCAAGTGGTACGCACTGCAAGAAGCGTGTTGAAAGTAGCCCAAGACGCAGACGACGAATCTTCCGCATCACTGGTCTCAGACCGTATGCGAGAGCACGAGAAAACCGCCTGGATGCTCCGCGCCATGCGTGAAAACGGCTAA